In Colias croceus chromosome 8, ilColCroc2.1, a genomic segment contains:
- the LOC123694040 gene encoding synaptic vesicle 2-related protein: MRRSKGYQDLDENASELRQPVAPMPPPQEIEMASVSVIPDDTFTVTQAVNALGFGWFQVKLSLYTGLCWMADSMEMTILSILSPALHCEWNISKYQQALTTTVVFMGMMLSSTFWGNISDRYGRKIALSMCGVLLFYYGLLSAIAPNFLWLLFLRGLVGFAIGCVPQSVTLYAEFLPTKQRAKCVVLLDCFWALGACLEVAVALVVMPTLGVHWLLALSTIPLLIFAIICPWLPESARFHVASGQPDKALATLEKIARDNGRPMLLGRLVCDDSVGIGQRGRLKHLLIPHLRNTSLLLWVIWMSCAFCYYGLVLMTTELFEVGPSGGEQTCAADCRPLQTTDYMDLLWTTLAEFPGIFATIFIIEKFGRKRTMAIQFVIFAMCVCLLVYNSNRTFLTCILFLARGIIAGLFQAAYVYTPEVYPTALRSTAVGACSGVARLGAMVTPYVAQVLLKNSIVIAIGVYSLAALLAAIACLALPIETKGREMRDTITATS; the protein is encoded by the exons atgcgTCGATCAAAAGGCTATCAAGACTTAGACGAAAATGCTAGCGAATTACGGCAGCCTGTGGCACCAATGCCACCACCTCAAGAAATTGAAATGGCTTCTGTATCAGTGATCCCTGATg ATACTTTTACAGTGACTCAAGCAGTGAATGCACTGGGATTTGGCTGGTTCCAGGTTAAGTTATCGCTATACACTGGTTTATGTTGGATGGCAGATTCTATGGAAATGACTATATTAAGTATACTGTCACCAGCATTACACTGTGAATGGAATATAAGCAA ATATCAGCAAGCTCTTACAACTACAGTAGTTTTTATGGGCATGATGCTTAGTTCCACATTTTGGGGCAACATCAGTGATAGATATGGCAGAAAAATT GCTTTAAGCATGTGTggagttttattattttactatggATTGTTGAGTGCTATAGCTCCAAACTTTCTATGGCTGTTATTCTTAAGAGGTCTAGTTGGATTTGCAATAGGATGTGTCCCACAATC AGTAACATTGTACGCGGAATTTTTGCCGACAAAACAACGCGCGAAATGCGTTGTTCTCCTTGAT TGTTTCTGGGCATTAGGGGCATGTTTGGAAGTAGCTGTTGCATTAGTTGTAATGCCAACTCTTGGTGTACATTGGCTGCTCGCGTTGTCCACAATACCATTGCTTATATTTGCTATTATTTGTCCA TGGCTTCCAGAATCGGCTCGCTTTCATGTCGCCAGCGGTCAGCCGGATAAGGCTTTAGCTACACTTGAaaaa ATAGCCCGAGATAATGGACGTCCGATGTTACTAGGACGTTTAGTTTGTGACGACTCAGTTGGGATTGGGCAGCGCGGCCGACTAAAGCACCTTTTGATACCACACTTGCGAAATACTAGCTTGCTGCTATGGGTTATATG GATGTCATGCGCATTCTGTTACTACGGGCTAGTGTTAATGACGACAGAGCTGTTTGAAGTTGGTCCGAGTGGTGGCGAGCAAACGTGCGCCGCGGACTGCCGCCCGTTGCAGACTACCGACTATATGGACTTATTGTGGACTACCCTCGCTGAATTCCCTg GCATATTTGCAACTATTTTCATCATTGAGAAGTTTGGCAGAAAGAGAACTATGGCGAtacaatttgttattttcgCCATGTGTGTCTGTCTTTTGGTATATAACAGCAA ccGCACATTTTTGACATGTATTCTATTTCTGGCTCGCGGTATTATCGCTGGCTTATTCCAAGCGGCCTACGTTTACACTCCAGAg GTGTACCCAACAGCATTGCGTTCCACAGCGGTGGGCGCTTGCAGTGGTGTGGCGCGGTTGGGCGCCATGGTGACACCGTATGTTGCACAG GTTCTATTGAAAAACTCGATAGTTATCGCGATTGGGGTGTACTCGCTAGCAGCTCTATTGGCTGCTATAGCGTGTCTCGCGCTGCCCATAGAGACGAAAGGCAGAGAAATGCGAGACACCATTACAGCTACAAGCTAA
- the LOC123693545 gene encoding lysine-specific demethylase lid-like, with protein sequence MDSKNIQKNAMHKSAEFTFTPPPEAPVFEPTLEEFTDPLGYIAKIRPVAEKTGICKIKPPAIWQPPFSLDVDKLKFIPRIQKVNELEAITRLKLLFLEKILKFWELQGSPLKIPMIENKTLDLYCLKFWVDEEGGFESCNTPKKWRKIANAMGYSQNANTMNFLRSNYEKILLPYEIFEKSKADILKTVKKSEPKTEIKDENDSVQQSIKEISIESITKKECLVDEKPHSSIKKAKTGSDIKVETDVSKDNEAIKRSRELRRLACYGPGPKMPGLNDEEFDITKSRKRPRYDLDPLAVYICAICQKDHRDDLLLICNGCSDTYHTFCLKPPLTVVPDGDWRCPCCIAEEVHKPAEAFGFVQAETEYTLQQFGEMADKFKSDYFGMSGHLVPTNVAEKEFWRIISSVEEDVTVEYGADLHSMDHGSGFPTKSSINLYPGDQEYVDSGWNLNNLPVLDGSVLRFINADISGMTVPWMYVGMCFSAFCWHNEDHWSYSINYLHWGEAKTWYGVPGSGAELLENAMKAAAPDLFKSQPDLLHQLVTIMNPNILMAAGVPIYRTDQNAGEFVVTFPRAYHAGFNQGYNFAEAVNFAPPDWLKIGRECISHYKNLKRFCVFSHDELICKMALEGDRLDLETALETQKELVHATEEEGRLRALIAKNGLKNVQRTAFELLGDDERLCEVCKTTCFLSSVSCSDCKHMACLQHADQFCKCPVVKKTLFYRYDMDELHIMLQTIDFRVNSFDKWMTETKNILLPTAPDIGRLQKLKTLVDEAEELKIPKCTLLSQLKDEYTKASKNIEPIVIELDDD encoded by the coding sequence atggataGCAAAAACATTCAAAAAAATGCCATGCATAAAAGTGCAGAGTTCACTTTCACTCCACCGCCTGAAGCTCCTGTTTTTGAACCTACGTTAGAAGAATTCACAGACCCTCTTGGATATATAGCAAAAATACGACCAGTAGCTGAAAAAACaggaatatgtaaaataaaaccgCCAGCAATATGGCAGCCACCTTTTTCTTTGGATGtggataaattaaaatttattccacGAATACAAAAAGTCAATGAATTGGAAGCGATAACTCGACTAAAACTGTTATTTCTAgaaaaaattcttaaattttggGAACTTCAAGGATCGCCATTAAAAATACCAATGatcgaaaataaaacattagatttatattgtttaaaattttgggTTGATGAAGAGGGTGGTTTCGAGAGTTGTAATACTCCAAAAAAATGGCGAAAGATTGCAAACGCCATGGGTTATAGTCAGAATGCCAACACAATGAATTTTCTTAGAAGTAACTATGAAAAGATTTTATTACCATatgaaatttttgaaaaaagcaAAGCTGATATTTTAAAGACTGTGAAAAAATCGGAACCCAAAACAGAAATCAAAGATGAAAATGATTCAGTTCAGCAAagtataaaagaaatatcaaTTGAATCCATTACAAAAAAAGAGTGTTTGGTTGATGAAAAACCTCATTCTAGTATTAAGAAGGCAAAGACAGGTTCTGATATAAAAGTTGAAACAGATGTTAGTAAAGATAATGAAGCTATAAAACGTAGCAGAGAATTAAGACGATTAGCATGCTATGGACCTGGCCCTAAAATGCCTGGGTTGAATGATGAAGAATTCGATATCACAAAATCCAGAAAGAGACCTAGATATGATTTGGATCCACTTGCTGTATATATATGTGCGATTTGCCAGAAGGATCACAGAGATGACttgttattaatatgtaatggGTGCTCTGATACATATCACacattttgtttaaaaccaCCGCTGACAGTGGTTCCTGATGGAGATTGGCGTTGTCCATGTTGCATTGCAGAAGAAGTACACAAACCTGCTGAAGCTTTCGGTTTTGTACAAGCTGAAACTGAATATACACTCCAACAGTTCGGGGAAATGGctgataaatttaaatctgATTATTTTGGAATGTCTGGGCACCTGGTACCTACAAATGTAGCAGAAAAAGAATTCTGGAGGATAATATCATCAGTGGAAGAAGATGTCACAGTAGAATATGGAGCTGATTTACATTCCATGGATCATGGTTCTGGTTTCCCAACAAAATCTTCAATCAATTTATACCCTGGTGATCAAGAATATGTTGATTCTGGGTGGAATTTAAATAATCTTCCAGTACTGGATGGCTCTGTATTGAGATTTATCAATGCAGATATATCTGGAATGACTGTACCCTGGATGTATGTTGGTATGTGCTTTTCTGCATTTTGCTGGCATAATGAGGATCACTGGAGTTATTCcatcaattatttacattggGGTGAAGCTAAAACATGGTATGGAGTACCAGGGAGTGGGGCAGAATTACTAGAGAATGCTATGAAAGCTGCAGCACCTGATTTGTTCAAATCTCAGCCAGACTTGCTCCATcaattagtaacaataatGAATCCAAATATCTTAATGGCAGCAGGAGTACCTATTTATAGAACTGATCAAAATGCTGGAGAATTTGTAGTCACATTTCCTAGAGCATATCATGCAGGGTTTAACCAAGGTTATAACTTTGCTGAAGCAGTTAATTTTGCTCCCCCAGATTGGCTTAAAATTGGTAGAGAGTGTATAAGTCATTACAAAAATCTTAAACGGTTTTGTGTGTTTTCGCACGATGAATTGATATGTAAAATGGCTTTAGAAGGGGACCGTTTAGACTTAGAGACTGCATTAGAAACACAAAAGGAGTTGGTCCATGCAACAGAAGAAGAAGGTCGTTTAAGGGCACTTATTGCTAAAAATGGGTTAAAAAATGTTCAGAGAACGGCTTTTGAACTGCTTGGTGATGATGAAAGACTTTGCGAAGTATGTAAAACCACATGTTTTTTGTCATCTGTTTCATGTTCAGATTGCAAACATATGGCATGTTTACAACATGCTGATCAATTTTGTAAATGTCCCGTGGTGAAAAAGACTCTATTTTACCGATATGACATGGATGAGCTGCACATTATGTTGCAGACTATTGATTTTAGGGTTAATAGTTTTGATAAGTGGATGACTGAAACAAAGAACATTCTCTTGCCAACAGCACCAGATATTGGGAGGCTGCAAAAACTGAAAACGTTAGTAGATGAAGCAGAGGAATTAAAAATACCAAAGTGTACATTGTTGTCTCAATTAAAGGATGAATATACAAAAGcatcaaaaaatattgagcCCATTGTAATTGAATTAGATGATGATTGA